The Egibacteraceae bacterium DNA window TCGGCGTCCCCCGCTTGGCGTGATGGGCCTGGGGCCCGTCGTCGCGGATGAGCTGACCGTAGCCGCGACGGCGGAAGAAGCGGATGACGAGCGGGGTCCCGACCAGCGAGAGGAGCAGCGCGACGCTCGCGGCGACCAGGATGGCTCTCACGACGCGTGGCCCCCGGCCGGCGGCCCGTCGCCGGCGGCGCGCAGATGGTCGGCGACGCCCTCGAGCCCGACGGAGCGGCTGGCTTTCACGAGCACGACGTCGCCGGGGCGCAGCCGCCCCTCCAGGAGGCCGACCACCCCGTCGGGGTCCGCGGCGGTGAGGAGCGCGTCCTCGCCGTACGCGCCCTCCGCCGCCGCGCCGGCGCGGATCGCCGCCGCCGCCTCGCCGACGACGACGAGGCCGTCCACGCCGAGCCGTGCGGCGAGCCGACCGATCTCCTCGTGCGCCGCGTCGCTGCCCGGTCCGAGCTCCGCCATGTGGCCGAGCACCGCCCACCGCCGCCCGTCGGTCGTGATGCTCGCGAGCGTGGCGAGCGCGGCCCTCGTCGACGAAGGGTTCGCGTTGTACGCGTCGTTGAGGATGACGAGGCCGTCAGGGGTGCGCAGCAGCTCCGACCGCCAGCGCGACACCGTCGCGGACTCGACGGCCGCTGCGGCCGCGCCGAGGTCGACGCCGACCGCGTCGGCGACGACGAGGGCCGCGAGCGCGTTGCCGATGTTGTGCTCGCCGGGCAGGGCGAGGCGCACCCGGCGCCCGCGGACGCTGAACGCCGGGCGTGCGAGCTCGTCGAGGGTCACGTCGTCGGCCCGCCAGTCCGCGTCGGCTCCCCTGCCGTAGGTGAGGACCCGGCCCGCCACGGCGCCGGCCATGGCGGCGACGCGGGGGTCGTCGGCGTTGAGGACGGCGAGGCCGTCGGGGCCCAGTGCCTGCACGAGCTCCGCCTTCGCGCGGGCGACGGTGTCGAGGTCGCCGAGGGTGGCCAGGTGCGAGGCGCCGACGGTCGTGACGACGGCGATGTCCGGCGCGAGGATCGTCGCGAGGCGCGCGATGTGGCCCACCCCGCGCGTGGCGACCTCGGCCACGAGCACCTCGGTGTCGGCCTCGAGGCGGCAGCAGGTCAGCGGCACGCCGAGCTCGTTGTTGTACGAGCCGGGGTTGGCCACCGTCCGCCTGCCGGCGCCGACCGCCGCGGCGACGAGGTCCTTGGTGGTCGTCTTGCCGCTCGAGCCGGTGATCGCGACGACGGTCGGGTCGATGGTGTCGCGGACCCACGCCCCGAGGCCGAGCAGCGCGTCGGCGGGGTCGTCGACGACGACGGCGCCGGGGTGCGCGGCCGGCGGGCGGCGGGCCTCGAACAGGTAGCCGGTCGCGCCGCGGCCGACGGCGTCGTCGAGGAAGTCGTGGCCGTCGGCGCGCTCGCCGCGCAGCGGGACGAACAGCGACCCCGGTCGCGCGCCACGCGAGTCGATCGTCACCTCGTCGACCGTGCGCGCCGCGTCGGCGTCGTCGGCGAGGTCGCCGCCGACGACGTCGGCGAGCGCGGCGAGCTCCATGCGGATCACGGGCAGACCACCCCGCCTTCGAGCAGCGCCCGGGCGACCGCGCGGTCGTCGAAGTCCACCGTGGCGTCGGCGAGCTCCTGGTAGGTCTCGTGACCCTTGCCCGCGATGACGACGATGTCGCCGGGTCGCGCCTCCGCGAGCGCGAGGGCGATGGCGGCCCGGCGCGACGGCTCGACGGCGTACGCGCCGCCTGCTCCCCGGGTCGCGCCGGCGACCATCGCGTCGATGATCGCCAGGGGGTCCTCGCTGCGCGGGTTGTCGCTCGTCAGCACGGCGAGGTCGGCGCCCTCGACCGCGGCTTGTCCCATGAGGGGGCGCTTGCCGCGGTCGCGCTCACCGCCGCACCCCACGACGACGAGCACCCGGCCCCGCTGGTCCCCTTCGTCGGCGAGCCCGCGCGCCGCCCGCAGCACGTTCTCCAGGGAGTCCGGCGTGTGCGCGTAGTCCACGAGCACGGTGAACGGCTGGCCGGCCTCCACCCGTTCCATGCGGCCCGGCACGCCCCGCAGGGCGGCGACACCGGCGGCGGCGGTCTCGAGGTCGATGCCCATCACGTCGGCGGCGGCGAGCGCGACGAGGGCGTTGGCGACGTTGAAGTGCCCCGCCAGCGCGGTGCGCACCGCAACCAGCCGACCACGCACGACCGCCGTGAGACGCGAACCCCAAGGCCCGGAGACGACGTCGCGGGCGGTGACGTCGGCGTCGGCGCCCGAGCCGACACGCACGACGGCGAGGTCGACCTGGCCGGCGAGGCGGCGGCCGAACGGGTCGTCGACGTTCACGACGGCCGCCGGTGCGAAGCGGCGGGTGAACAGCCGCGCCTTCGCCGCGAAGTAGTCCTCGATGTCGGCGTGGAAGTCGAGGTGGTCCTGGGTGAGGTTGGTGAAGGTCGTCACGGCGAAGCGCGTGCCGGTGACGCGCCCGAGGGCCAGACCGTGGCTCGACACCTCCATGGCCGCCGCGCTGACCCCGCGGTCGACCATGCGCCGCAGGAGGCGCTGAAGGTCCGGCGCCTCCGGCGTCGTGCGCGCGCCGGGGACGACCTGCCCGGCGATGCGGGTCTCCACGGTCCCGAGGACCCCGGTGGTGTGCCCCGCGGCGGCGAACACCGACTCGAGCAGGTAGGTGACGGTGGTCTTGCCGTTCGTGCCGGTCACGCCCGCGAGCGCCAGCGCCGCCGAGGGGTGGCCGTGGATTGTGGCCGCGACGTCGCCGAGCACGTCGGCAACCGACGACACCCGCAGCTGGGGGACGTCGAGGGCGAGGGTGCGCTCGACGAGCAGGGCAGGGCTGCCCGCGGCGACCGCGGCGGGCGCGAACTCGTGACCGTCCGCGCGCCGGCCTGGACGGCAGGCGAACAGCACCCGGGGACCCGCCTCCCTGCTGTCGTGGGTGACGTCGGCTACGGCGAGGTGCCCGCCGTCGCCGCCGGGGGCGTGCAGGACGGCCTCCGGCGGCAGCACGGCGAGCAGGTCGGCCAGCGTCGTGCGCTCACGGCGGCGGGGCGTCGGCGGCATCGCTAGGCAGGATACGCAGCACCCGGTCGGCCGCCCGCCAGGCGCCCCGGTCCCCTGGACAGCGACACGCATGCGTCTCAGGGACCCGTGGCCCGGCCGGGACCCACGGCCACGACGTCGTCCGCGGGGTAGGGCTCGGAGGCGGGGACGCGGCGGTGCGCGAGCGCGAACCGGGTGATCTCGCTGAACGCCGGGGCTGCCACTGCCCCGCCCGAGAAGACGTCGGCGGGCTCGTCGATGAGCACAGCGACGACGAGCGCGGGGTCGTCGGCCGGCGCGAAGCCGGCGAAGCTCGCGACGTACTTGCCCTCGGCGTAGCCGCGCCGCGTCTGCGACGGCTTCTGCGCCGTGCCGGTCTTGCCGGCGACGCGGTAACCGGGGATCCTCGCGAGCCCCCCCGTCGCGTGCTCGCCCTCGACGGCGCCGACGAGCATCCCGGTGAGGGCCGCGGCCGTCTGGGGCGACACGATTCGCTCGCGCTCCCCCGCCCGCGAGGGCCGCAGCCGCCCGTCCGCCCCGACGGTCCCCCGCACGACCGAGGGCTGCACCCGCTCCCCCCCGCTTGCGATCGTCTCGAGCACCCCCGCGACCTGCAGGAGGGTCGTCGACACGCCCTGGCCGATGGCGATCGTCGGCAGGCTCGTCGCCCACCAGTCCTCGACGCGGGGCAGCAGCCCGGAGGCCTCCCCGGGGAAGCCGAGGCCGGTGGCCTCGGCGTACCCGAAGGCGCGCAGGTAGCCGTAGAGGCGCTCCGGGCCGACGCGTTCGGAGAGCTTGATCGTGCCCACGTTGGAGGACCGGGCGATGATCTGCGGCAGGGTGAGCGCCCAGGGTTCGTGGGGGCTCGAGTCACGGAAGCGCTTCGCGCCGACCTGGTAGTGGTCGGGGACGGAGAACACCTCGTCCATCCGCACGACGCCCTCCTCGACCGCCGCCGCGGCGGTGATGATCTTGCTCACGCTGCCGGGCTCGTAGACGTCGGTGACGACGCGGTTGCTGCGCTCGTACGCGCCGGCCTGTCCGATGCGCTCGGGGGTGAACCCCGGCACCGACGCCATGGCGAGGACCTCGCCGGTCGGGACGTCGACCACGACGGCCGCCGCCCCCTTCGCGTCGTGCTCGCTGACCGCCTCGGCGAGCACGCGCTCCGCGGTGTGCTGGATCTGGCGGTCGATGGTGAGCACGAGATCGGTCCCGGCGACCGCCGGCTGCACCTCCCGGGGTGCAGCGCTGATGACGAGCCCCCCCGGGGCGCGCTCCAACCGCAGCGCGCCGGGCCGTCCGGCGAGTACGTCGTCGTACTGCGCCTCGAGACCCGACAGGCCGACGTTGTCGACGCCGGCGAAGCCGACGAGCTGTGCGGCGAGCCCCCCCGCGGGATAGGAGCGGGTCGGCTCGGTGAGGATGCCGACGCCGGGCAGGCGCAGCGCCGCGACCTGCTCGCCGACCTCGCGCGGGAGCTGGCGGGCGAGGTAGGTGAACGACACGTCGCGGCTGAGGGCGTCCGTGACCGCCTCCACGGGTCGGTCGAGCAGTGGCGCGAGCTCGGCCGCCACCCCCCGGGGGTCGACGTCGT harbors:
- the murF gene encoding UDP-N-acetylmuramoyl-tripeptide--D-alanyl-D-alanine ligase; the encoded protein is MELAALADVVGGDLADDADAARTVDEVTIDSRGARPGSLFVPLRGERADGHDFLDDAVGRGATGYLFEARRPPAAHPGAVVVDDPADALLGLGAWVRDTIDPTVVAITGSSGKTTTKDLVAAAVGAGRRTVANPGSYNNELGVPLTCCRLEADTEVLVAEVATRGVGHIARLATILAPDIAVVTTVGASHLATLGDLDTVARAKAELVQALGPDGLAVLNADDPRVAAMAGAVAGRVLTYGRGADADWRADDVTLDELARPAFSVRGRRVRLALPGEHNIGNALAALVVADAVGVDLGAAAAAVESATVSRWRSELLRTPDGLVILNDAYNANPSSTRAALATLASITTDGRRWAVLGHMAELGPGSDAAHEEIGRLAARLGVDGLVVVGEAAAAIRAGAAAEGAYGEDALLTAADPDGVVGLLEGRLRPGDVVLVKASRSVGLEGVADHLRAAGDGPPAGGHAS
- a CDS encoding UDP-N-acetylmuramoyl-L-alanyl-D-glutamate--2,6-diaminopimelate ligase, with amino-acid sequence MPPTPRRRERTTLADLLAVLPPEAVLHAPGGDGGHLAVADVTHDSREAGPRVLFACRPGRRADGHEFAPAAVAAGSPALLVERTLALDVPQLRVSSVADVLGDVAATIHGHPSAALALAGVTGTNGKTTVTYLLESVFAAAGHTTGVLGTVETRIAGQVVPGARTTPEAPDLQRLLRRMVDRGVSAAAMEVSSHGLALGRVTGTRFAVTTFTNLTQDHLDFHADIEDYFAAKARLFTRRFAPAAVVNVDDPFGRRLAGQVDLAVVRVGSGADADVTARDVVSGPWGSRLTAVVRGRLVAVRTALAGHFNVANALVALAAADVMGIDLETAAAGVAALRGVPGRMERVEAGQPFTVLVDYAHTPDSLENVLRAARGLADEGDQRGRVLVVVGCGGERDRGKRPLMGQAAVEGADLAVLTSDNPRSEDPLAIIDAMVAGATRGAGGAYAVEPSRRAAIALALAEARPGDIVVIAGKGHETYQELADATVDFDDRAVARALLEGGVVCP
- a CDS encoding penicillin-binding protein 2 produces the protein MARALRRARSGRRLALLLVLYLVLTAAVGARLLRVQVLDAADFAELADRQTQRQIDLPATRGKLYDRDGQPLALSLAAATVYADPRVLRENDVDPRGVAAELAPLLDRPVEAVTDALSRDVSFTYLARQLPREVGEQVAALRLPGVGILTEPTRSYPAGGLAAQLVGFAGVDNVGLSGLEAQYDDVLAGRPGALRLERAPGGLVISAAPREVQPAVAGTDLVLTIDRQIQHTAERVLAEAVSEHDAKGAAAVVVDVPTGEVLAMASVPGFTPERIGQAGAYERSNRVVTDVYEPGSVSKIITAAAAVEEGVVRMDEVFSVPDHYQVGAKRFRDSSPHEPWALTLPQIIARSSNVGTIKLSERVGPERLYGYLRAFGYAEATGLGFPGEASGLLPRVEDWWATSLPTIAIGQGVSTTLLQVAGVLETIASGGERVQPSVVRGTVGADGRLRPSRAGERERIVSPQTAAALTGMLVGAVEGEHATGGLARIPGYRVAGKTGTAQKPSQTRRGYAEGKYVASFAGFAPADDPALVVAVLIDEPADVFSGGAVAAPAFSEITRFALAHRRVPASEPYPADDVVAVGPGRATGP